In Pseudomonas sp. P5_109, the genomic window GACCTGGCTTGATTCGCTGAGCGCAATCGCAAAAAAGGGGCGACCGTGTTGGTCGCCCCTTTTTTACTTGCTGCGAAATCCTTTGTGGCGAGGGGGCTTGCCCCCGTTGGGTTGCGAAGCGACCCTGAAACCGGCAAACGCGGTTTTCCTGAAGCACCGCATCGTCTGGATTTACGACTGCTTCGCAGCCGAACGGGGGCAAGCCCCCTCGCCACAGTGTCGCTCACCACAAAAGTCTGTGTTTATTTCGCGGAAATCGCGCCATCCACCAGCGTTTGCGCTTCGGCCACCAGTTGCTTGAGGTGGTCGTCGCTGACGAAGCTTTCGGCGTAGATCTTGTAGATGTCTTCCGTGCCCGACGGACGCGCCGCGAACCAGCCGTTTTCGGTCATGACCTTGAGACCGCCAATGGCCTGGTCATTGCCCGGTGCGTGGCTGAGGATGCTCTGGATCGGTTCGCCGGCCAGCTGGGTCGAGGTGACCTGTTGTGGCGACAGCTTGCTCAACAGCGCTTTCTGCTCCGGGTTGGCCTTGGCGTCGACTCGCACCGAGAACGGTTCACCCAGTTCGTCGGTCAAGGCACGATACGCCTGGCTCGGGTCGCGACCGGTCCGGGCAGTCATCTCGGCAGCCAGCAGGGCCGGGATCAAACCGTCCTTGTCGGTGCTCCAGACACCGCCGTCCTTGCGCAGGAACGAGGCGCCGGCGCTTTCTTCACCGCCGAAACCCAGGGAGCCATCGAACAGGCCATCGGCAAACCATTTGAAGCCAACCGGCACTTCGTACAGGCGACGACCCAGGCGCTTGGCCACGCGATCGATCAAGCCGCTGCTGACCACGGTTTTACCCACGGCGGCATCGGCGCGCCATTGCGGACGGTTCTGGAACAGGTAGTCGATGGCAACGGCGAGGTAGTTGTTCGGCGCCAGCAGACCACCGGACGGCGTGACGATGCCATGGCGATCGTGGTCCGGATCACAGGCAAATGCGACGTCAAAGCGTTCTTTCAGGCCGATCAAGCCTTGCATCGCGTGGCTGGACGATGGGTCCATGCGGATCTGGCCGTCCCAGTCGACGGTCATGAAGCGGAAAGTCGGGTCGACCGCTTTGTTCACCACATCCAGGTCCAGGCGGTAGTGCTCGGCAATCGCCGACCAGTAGCGCACCCCCGCTCCACCCAGCGGATCGACACCCAGGCGCAGCTTGGCATCGCGGATGGCGTCGAAGTCGATCACGTTGATCAGGTCGGCGACATAGGTGTTGATGTAATCGTGACGATGAGTCGTGCTGGCCTTCAGTGCCTGCTCGTAGCTGATGCGCTTGACCCCGGCGAGCTTGTTGGCCAGCAGTTCGTTGGCCTTGGCTTCGATCCACTTGGTGATGTGGGTATCGGCCGGACCGCCGTTGGTTGGGTTGTACTTGTAGCCACCGCTTTGCGGCGGGTTGTGGGACGGCGTAATGACGATGCCGTCCGCCAGGCCCGTCGTGCGCCCGCGGTTGTAGCAGAGAATCGCATGGGAAATTGCCGGCGTCGGCGTGTACTCGTCACCCGCGGCGATCATTACGGTCACGCCGTTGGCGGCCAGCACTTCAAGGGCACTGGCGCCGGCCGGCGTGGACAGCGCGTGGGTGTCGATACCGACAAACAGCGGGCCATCGATGCCTTGAGCTTCGCGATACAGGCAGATTGCCTGACTGATCGCCAGCACGTGCCATTCGTTGAAACTCAAGTCAAACGAGCTACCGCGGTGCCCCGAGGTGCCAAAGGCAACGCGCTGGGTCGAAATGGCGGCATCAGGCTGGCCGGTGTAATAGGCCGTTACCAGTCGCGGGATATCGACCAACAATTCTGCCGGTGCCGGTTTACCCGCAAAAGGACTGAGTGTCATGCAAAACCTCTGGAATAGAGTGGTTCAGGAATTGGGTCGCAGTTTACTGGCAGTTTGACCGCAACGCGATGGGATCGATCCATCAGAGTCAAGGATGTTAGTTTTTGTCTCAGTCACTCGATTGATTCCAGGCGCAGGGCATCCCCCAGCAATCCCAGTGCGGCCGCCAGGTTGTGATCGCCACCGAAGGTATGACTCAGGCGCAAATGCTGCCCGTGCAGACCGTGCAGGCTGAACAGTTCGCCCGGCGCGATGACTACCTGATGCACCAGCAGGCGCTGGAACACACGGCGGACATTGACTCGACGCAACGAGCGCAGCCAAATCGTTGCCCCGCCTTGCGGCTCGACGAAATGCAAGGCATCTCCCAGCCGCTCCTGCAGCAACTGGGTCATTTGACTCTTGCGCTCCTTCAGCAGCCGTCGCAGCACCAGCAGGTGTTGATCGATGCGGCCGCTGCTGTACAAGCGGGCGATGGCTTTCTGACGTATCGGTGAGAGACGAAAGGAGCGCAACAGGAAGTGCCGTTGCAACTCAGCACTCCAATGCCTTGAAAGCAGGTAACCGTAAGGTGCTTCCGGCCCAATGGTTTTCTCGAACGTGGAAAACACCATCAGCCGTTCAGGGTCCAGCAAGTCGCGAAAACGCACGCCGCCCGGGTCGAATCCGAGCTCGCCATAACAGTCGTTTTCCAGCACCCAACAGTCATGCGCGGCTAATACCCGCGCAATGGCTTGCCTGTTTTCGTCAGGCGCCAGGCTGCCACGGGGCATGTTCAGGGCCGATGACAGCATCACCAGGCGCACCGGTTCGGTCGCCAGCAGCACTTTCAACCATTGCGGATCGAGGCCGCCATCGGCTTGCACGGGCAACTCGATCACGCGCACGCAGGCGGCCTGAAGCAAACGCAGAATCGCCCAGTCGCACGGCGACTCAACCACCACCGTGGCGTCTTTCAAACCCAGCACGGCGATCAGGATTTCCAGTACGCCGCGAAGGTCGGCGCCGATGTAGACATCATCGGCATGCCAGTAACGCATGGGCGACGTGGTGTAGCGTGCCGCCAGGGCCGTGCGCAATTCGAGCTCGCCGCAGGGTTGCGAAGGCGACTGCGGCTGTCGGGGATACTGGCGCAGCAATTCTCGCTCCAGCAGTAACAGTGGACTGTCGAGCGGCTGCAGCAACGCCGGATCATCGGCGCTCAGGACCAGCATCCCCGGGCGCCTGGCATTGACGTAGACCGCTTCCAACAGGTCGCTGCCGCTGTCCTGGGGGTTGATCGAGGACACTGGCAACGCGTAGTAACCGGACTTGGCCACCGAATAGACGCGCCCTTCTTTCTCCAGCAGCGAATAGGCGTACTGAATGGTCGAGATCGACACATTGAGGCGATCCGCCAGCTGCCGCAGCGACGGCAGGCGGATGCGCGCATCCCCTTCGGACTCGATGATCAGGCTGGCCAGGTATCGATAAACCGCCTGATAGGCGAAATCCGTTTCTCGTGGACCTTTCATGGGTGAAGACCGACCGCACGGGCTGAAAATCCGCCCACGCTCAGTGACCCGCTTTCCATTCATCAACCAGAGTGATGCCAGCGTCAGGATCGCCCACGGCCGTTTGGATGAGTGCTTCAGGCGCCCCGCTATCGACTCCCGGGGTCCACTCCATGCGATAAAGCTGGCCAATCAGGCTGACGGGCAATCCGCTGACATCCATCATCCATTGCATGATCTGCTCGGCGACCGGATGCCCCTGCATGGCCCGGTGCAACTCGGGCATGGCCACGAGCATGCCCGGATGGCACTGGCGCAGAAAACGCTCAAGCCCTGCACCTTTTTCGATAAAAGGCGAGAAAAGCAGGCACACCAGTTGTGCCTCGCTCAGGCCCAGGTTCTTTTGCGCCTCGGCCGTCGCCCGGGCGCGTTGCCCTTTGAATGTCGCCGGGTTGCCGAACACCTCCATGGCCTGCTCGCACAAGCGCTCGGGCAAGTGTTTGCGGCGCATCATCACCAAGGCGTGTTGCAGGTATTGCGCAACGCCGGCCTCGTAATCGCGGCCCTGCACGAAGCACGCGTGCAACCCCCGGACGTGCGCCGAGATTGACGGACTGACGAATTCGTTGTCGCTGATCTGCGCAGACAGTTCGTCAGGCTGGAACCCAAGGAATTCAGTCAGCAATGTCCAGCGCTCTTCCAGGTTGCCGACCAGCAGGTCGTGAATGTCGATGCAGGCCGTACGACGACAGGTCTCAAAGCGCTCTTGTGGACGCCATCGAGCCTGGCCGTAATCTGCATAGAATGCGTGATAACAATCGC contains:
- the pgm gene encoding phosphoglucomutase (alpha-D-glucose-1,6-bisphosphate-dependent) — protein: MTLSPFAGKPAPAELLVDIPRLVTAYYTGQPDAAISTQRVAFGTSGHRGSSFDLSFNEWHVLAISQAICLYREAQGIDGPLFVGIDTHALSTPAGASALEVLAANGVTVMIAAGDEYTPTPAISHAILCYNRGRTTGLADGIVITPSHNPPQSGGYKYNPTNGGPADTHITKWIEAKANELLANKLAGVKRISYEQALKASTTHRHDYINTYVADLINVIDFDAIRDAKLRLGVDPLGGAGVRYWSAIAEHYRLDLDVVNKAVDPTFRFMTVDWDGQIRMDPSSSHAMQGLIGLKERFDVAFACDPDHDRHGIVTPSGGLLAPNNYLAVAIDYLFQNRPQWRADAAVGKTVVSSGLIDRVAKRLGRRLYEVPVGFKWFADGLFDGSLGFGGEESAGASFLRKDGGVWSTDKDGLIPALLAAEMTARTGRDPSQAYRALTDELGEPFSVRVDAKANPEQKALLSKLSPQQVTSTQLAGEPIQSILSHAPGNDQAIGGLKVMTENGWFAARPSGTEDIYKIYAESFVSDDHLKQLVAEAQTLVDGAISAK
- a CDS encoding PLP-dependent aminotransferase family protein, which produces MKGPRETDFAYQAVYRYLASLIIESEGDARIRLPSLRQLADRLNVSISTIQYAYSLLEKEGRVYSVAKSGYYALPVSSINPQDSGSDLLEAVYVNARRPGMLVLSADDPALLQPLDSPLLLLERELLRQYPRQPQSPSQPCGELELRTALAARYTTSPMRYWHADDVYIGADLRGVLEILIAVLGLKDATVVVESPCDWAILRLLQAACVRVIELPVQADGGLDPQWLKVLLATEPVRLVMLSSALNMPRGSLAPDENRQAIARVLAAHDCWVLENDCYGELGFDPGGVRFRDLLDPERLMVFSTFEKTIGPEAPYGYLLSRHWSAELQRHFLLRSFRLSPIRQKAIARLYSSGRIDQHLLVLRRLLKERKSQMTQLLQERLGDALHFVEPQGGATIWLRSLRRVNVRRVFQRLLVHQVVIAPGELFSLHGLHGQHLRLSHTFGGDHNLAAALGLLGDALRLESIE